A window from Rhizobium sp. BG4 encodes these proteins:
- a CDS encoding ABC transporter permease, whose protein sequence is MSVGTFSPAPIAWRRFFGRRLTLVIGAGMLLFFLLLAIGAPIIAPYDPILQNADARLQAPSLGHLFGTDNFGRDILSRVIWGTRIDLRIAVIGVLFPFLIGTTVGTIAGFFGGIVDAIFMRIVDIILAFPFLVLMLSIIAILGPGLSSFYIAMALVGWVSYARLIRAQMLVLKSSDYAVAAVSLGFSRTRIMFRHLLPNAIAGSIVFSMSDATLVLLSGAAVSYLGLGVQPPLAEWGVMVAEGQSFITTAWWITLFPGLSIVCLAFGFSMLGDALGELLGVHE, encoded by the coding sequence ATGAGCGTCGGCACCTTCTCTCCCGCGCCAATCGCCTGGCGCCGTTTCTTCGGCCGCCGCCTGACGCTGGTCATCGGCGCCGGCATGCTGCTGTTCTTCCTGCTGCTGGCGATCGGCGCACCCATCATCGCGCCCTATGACCCGATCCTGCAGAATGCCGACGCCCGCCTTCAGGCCCCGTCGCTGGGGCATCTGTTCGGTACCGACAATTTCGGCCGGGACATCCTCTCGCGCGTCATCTGGGGCACCCGCATCGACCTGCGGATCGCCGTCATCGGCGTGCTCTTCCCTTTCCTGATCGGCACGACGGTCGGCACCATCGCCGGCTTCTTCGGCGGTATCGTCGATGCCATCTTCATGCGCATCGTCGACATCATTCTGGCCTTCCCGTTCCTGGTGCTGATGCTGTCGATCATCGCCATTCTCGGACCGGGACTGAGCAGCTTCTATATCGCCATGGCGCTGGTCGGCTGGGTCTCCTATGCCCGCCTGATCCGCGCGCAGATGCTGGTCCTGAAAAGCTCCGACTATGCCGTCGCCGCCGTCAGCCTCGGCTTCAGCCGCACGCGCATCATGTTCCGCCATCTGCTGCCGAACGCCATTGCCGGTTCGATCGTCTTCTCGATGTCGGACGCCACGCTGGTGTTGCTGAGCGGTGCAGCGGTCAGCTATCTCGGCCTCGGCGTGCAACCGCCCCTCGCCGAATGGGGCGTCATGGTCGCGGAAGGCCAGAGCTTCATCACCACGGCATGGTGGATCACCCTCTTCCCGGGCCTTTCGATCGTCTGCCTCGCCTTTGGTTTCAGCATGCTGGGTGATGCGCTCGGCGAACTTCTTGGGGTTCACGAATGA
- a CDS encoding ABC transporter permease, translating into MHRYKFILTRPFQFLPVIFGISVITFILVRLIPGDPARNILGTRATPTALANIRAQYGLDQPMWLQYFYFLKNLANGEMGKSILYKIDVLPLIATRIEPTIALVLTSVILSILIAVPMSAIAARNAGRAPDHAVRVISTFGIGFPPFWLGLMLIILFSVELGILPVSGYGTTLGDKLSHLILPSLTVALSLSTVLTRSLRSAMIEALKSDVATAARARGMPESIVFWRHVLPNSLVPTINLLAVNIGWLIGGTVVVESVFALPGMGQLLVRAIFSRDYMVVQGVAMTFACATVLVNFLADIVTVAVDPRVKL; encoded by the coding sequence ATGCATCGTTATAAATTCATATTGACCCGTCCATTTCAGTTTCTGCCTGTTATTTTCGGCATTAGCGTTATCACTTTCATCCTCGTGCGCCTGATCCCCGGAGACCCGGCTCGCAATATTCTCGGCACCCGCGCCACACCGACCGCCCTTGCCAATATCCGCGCCCAGTACGGCCTCGACCAGCCGATGTGGCTGCAATATTTCTACTTCCTGAAGAACCTCGCGAATGGCGAGATGGGCAAGTCGATCCTCTACAAGATCGACGTCCTGCCGCTGATCGCCACCCGCATCGAGCCGACCATCGCGCTGGTTCTCACAAGCGTCATCTTGTCGATCCTGATCGCCGTGCCGATGTCGGCGATTGCGGCGCGCAATGCCGGCCGCGCTCCCGACCATGCAGTGCGCGTCATCTCCACCTTCGGCATCGGCTTTCCGCCATTCTGGCTCGGCCTGATGCTGATCATTCTCTTCAGCGTCGAACTCGGCATTCTGCCGGTCTCCGGCTACGGGACCACGCTCGGCGACAAGCTCTCGCATCTGATCTTGCCGAGCCTCACCGTGGCGCTGTCGCTCTCGACGGTGCTGACCCGCAGCCTGCGCTCGGCGATGATCGAAGCCCTGAAATCCGATGTGGCGACGGCTGCCCGCGCCCGCGGCATGCCTGAAAGCATCGTCTTCTGGCGCCATGTGCTGCCGAATTCGCTGGTGCCGACGATCAATCTGCTCGCCGTCAATATCGGCTGGCTGATCGGCGGCACCGTGGTGGTCGAAAGCGTCTTCGCCCTGCCCGGCATGGGCCAGCTTCTGGTGCGCGCCATCTTCTCGCGCGACTACATGGTGGTTCAGGGCGTCGCCATGACATTCGCCTGCGCCACCGTTCTCGTCAATTTCCTGGCTGACATCGTCACCGTCGCCGTCGATCCGAGAGTGAAGCTATGA
- a CDS encoding proline iminopeptidase-family hydrolase has translation MWREIEPEARHEIEVDGHKVVAYSFGSGSETVFCLNGGPGLPCDYLREAHSCLIDKGYRVVAFDQLGTGASDRPADVSLWTIGRYVEETENVRKALGLDKVHMLGHSWGGWLAIDYALTYPENLQTLILEDTVADMPHLILELERLRAALGPETVSMMQKHEAQGTYNHPEYLAAVTILNYRHVCRLPEWPAPVRRSLDDWNMGPYETMQGPNEFLYIGNLKDWNRIPDLPRVTVPVLITTGEHDELTPACALRMKLALPNAELKVFANASHMPFYENPQDYYPALIDFLSRHGAS, from the coding sequence ATGTGGCGTGAAATCGAGCCTGAGGCGCGACATGAAATCGAGGTCGACGGCCACAAGGTCGTAGCCTACAGCTTCGGCAGCGGAAGCGAAACGGTTTTCTGCCTGAATGGCGGCCCCGGCCTGCCCTGCGATTATCTGCGCGAAGCCCATTCCTGTCTGATCGACAAGGGCTACCGCGTCGTCGCCTTCGACCAGCTCGGCACCGGCGCTTCGGACCGCCCGGCCGACGTCTCGCTCTGGACGATCGGCCGCTATGTCGAGGAGACGGAGAACGTGCGCAAGGCGCTCGGGCTTGACAAGGTCCATATGCTCGGCCATTCCTGGGGCGGCTGGCTGGCGATCGACTATGCGCTGACCTATCCCGAAAACCTCCAGACGCTTATCCTCGAAGATACCGTCGCCGACATGCCGCATCTGATCTTGGAACTGGAGCGGCTGCGCGCCGCACTCGGTCCGGAAACGGTGTCGATGATGCAGAAGCATGAGGCGCAGGGCACCTACAATCACCCGGAATATCTGGCGGCGGTAACGATCCTCAACTACCGCCATGTCTGCCGCCTGCCGGAGTGGCCGGCCCCCGTGCGCCGCTCGCTCGACGACTGGAACATGGGTCCCTACGAGACCATGCAGGGGCCGAACGAGTTTCTCTATATCGGCAATCTGAAGGACTGGAACCGCATTCCCGACCTGCCGCGCGTGACTGTCCCGGTGCTGATCACCACCGGCGAGCATGACGAACTGACGCCGGCTTGCGCGCTCAGGATGAAACTGGCCCTGCCGAATGCCGAGCTCAAGGTTTTCGCCAATGCCAGCCACATGCCCTTCTACGAGAACCCGCAGGATTATTATCCGGCGCTGATCGATTTCCTGTCGCGGCATGGGGCAAGCTGA
- a CDS encoding LuxR family transcriptional regulator, protein MLDEIGTIRRQFSAHQTLEGRIDQVFEAMKALGFEALIYDYTPVPYDLDGEVMIPSLLKLRNISEDMREYWFDRGYFRIDPVQQVALRTSAPFYWNYDADADTPISRFMSDDTAPVTRFLNERDMSTGVTVPVHMPGGDYATVTGIRFGANGDFERHALRYIADFNLLAHVFHEAAFSLFDAEARSVGKIRLTERERECLRYSAEGLSAKEISRIIDRSVPTVVMHLNAAAKKLGARNRTQAVVRATHYRLLDDRPSYNF, encoded by the coding sequence ATGCTTGACGAGATCGGCACGATCAGACGGCAATTCTCAGCCCACCAGACGCTGGAGGGGCGGATTGACCAGGTTTTCGAGGCCATGAAGGCACTCGGTTTCGAGGCCCTGATCTACGACTATACGCCGGTGCCTTACGATCTCGACGGCGAGGTAATGATCCCGTCGCTGCTGAAGCTGCGAAACATTTCCGAGGACATGCGGGAATATTGGTTCGACCGCGGCTATTTCCGTATAGACCCGGTGCAGCAGGTGGCGCTGCGGACGTCGGCGCCGTTCTACTGGAACTATGACGCAGACGCCGACACGCCGATCAGCCGCTTCATGAGCGATGATACGGCGCCTGTGACCCGCTTTCTCAACGAACGCGACATGTCGACGGGTGTAACCGTGCCGGTCCATATGCCGGGCGGCGACTATGCGACGGTGACCGGTATCCGCTTTGGCGCCAATGGCGATTTCGAACGGCATGCGCTGCGCTATATCGCCGACTTCAATCTCCTGGCGCATGTCTTCCACGAGGCCGCCTTCTCGCTTTTCGATGCCGAGGCCCGCAGCGTTGGCAAGATCCGCCTGACGGAGCGCGAGCGCGAATGCCTGCGCTATTCGGCCGAGGGGCTATCGGCCAAGGAGATATCGCGGATCATCGACCGCTCGGTGCCGACCGTGGTGATGCATCTGAACGCCGCGGCCAAGAAGCTCGGCGCCCGTAACCGCACGCAGGCGGTCGTGCGCGCCACGCATTACCGGCTTCTCGACGATCGTCCATCCTATAACTTCTGA
- a CDS encoding proline iminopeptidase-family hydrolase, which translates to METPVAAVQTTEAYLPFRDYRTWYRITGSLDSGKLPLVVAHGGPGCTHDYVDSFKGIAALDGRAVIHYDQLGNGHSTRLPEKGPDFWTPALFLEELDTLLKHLGIQDRYAFLGQSWGGMLGAEHAVRQPKGLKALVIANSPANMHTWVAEANRLREELPQDVQDTLLKHEEAGTITDPEYITASRVFYDRHVCRVTPWPDDVARTFAAMDVDNTVYRNMNGPTEFHVIGTMKDWTIEDRLPLIEAPTLLISGKYDEATPLVVKPYVDRVKGCEWVLFEHSSHMPHVEEKELCLATVSAFLSKYD; encoded by the coding sequence ATGGAGACGCCAGTGGCCGCCGTTCAGACGACAGAAGCCTATCTGCCCTTTCGCGATTACCGCACCTGGTATCGCATCACCGGTTCACTGGATTCGGGAAAGCTGCCGCTCGTTGTTGCTCATGGCGGTCCCGGCTGCACGCACGATTATGTCGATTCCTTCAAGGGTATCGCCGCGCTCGATGGCCGTGCCGTCATCCATTACGATCAACTCGGCAACGGTCATTCGACGCGGCTCCCCGAGAAGGGACCGGATTTCTGGACGCCCGCGCTGTTCCTCGAAGAACTCGATACGCTCCTGAAGCATCTCGGCATTCAGGACCGCTACGCCTTTCTCGGCCAGTCCTGGGGCGGGATGCTCGGCGCCGAACATGCGGTGCGCCAGCCGAAGGGTCTGAAGGCCCTCGTCATCGCCAATTCGCCCGCCAACATGCATACCTGGGTCGCGGAGGCCAATCGCCTGCGCGAAGAGCTGCCGCAGGATGTGCAGGACACGCTGCTGAAGCACGAAGAAGCCGGAACGATCACCGATCCCGAATATATCACCGCCTCGCGTGTCTTCTACGACCGGCATGTCTGCCGCGTCACGCCCTGGCCGGACGATGTGGCGCGCACTTTCGCGGCTATGGACGTGGACAATACCGTCTACCGCAACATGAACGGCCCGACGGAATTCCACGTCATCGGCACGATGAAGGACTGGACAATCGAGGACCGGCTGCCGCTGATCGAGGCGCCGACGCTGCTGATCTCCGGCAAATACGACGAGGCGACGCCGCTCGTGGTCAAGCCCTATGTCGACCGCGTCAAGGGCTGCGAGTGGGTGCTCTTCGAGCATTCCAGCCATATGCCGCATGTCGAGGAAAAGGAGCTTTGCCTCGCCACCGTCTCCGCCTTCCTGTCGAAATACGATTGA
- a CDS encoding carboxypeptidase M32: protein MTYTSFEAEIARINDVLCAVNLLTWDARTMMPPGGVDARGKQIATLVGLARDLATGDGLQRAIEDARSELKSTEPGDRRRLAVEQAAEAIGTLSRIPAKLVSDAAELKTVAQAAWSKARAANDFAAFAPMLERTMEMQREIAAAIGYAEHPYDALVGTYEPGMTWSRLRAIYGELRDGLLPLLARAKEASVRSEILDRAYPVEKQRAFSSLISSRFGYDFNRGRLDDTVHPFEISFTRSDVRITGRFRETWLPGGLFAVWHEAGHGMYEQGISEELSRSVFTTDFVNLYAVGGTSFGTHESQSRLWENRVGRSRRFWELNFADLQKTFPDQLSDVTPEDFWRAVNAARPGFIRVEADELTYDMHIMLRSEIEAGLMAGDIRVSELPAIWREKIKSHLGLDVPSDTLGVLQDVHWSSGMVGSFPTYTIGNIMSSQFFAAACKERAIADGLESGDYLPLKTWLNGNVHQFGRSKSASQLLMDATGSDLSTTAYIADLARKVDALTA from the coding sequence ATGACCTACACCAGTTTCGAAGCTGAGATCGCCAGGATCAACGACGTGCTCTGCGCCGTGAACCTGCTGACCTGGGATGCCCGCACGATGATGCCTCCGGGCGGTGTCGATGCCCGCGGCAAGCAGATCGCCACGCTGGTCGGCCTCGCCCGCGATCTCGCGACCGGCGACGGCCTTCAGCGCGCCATCGAGGATGCGCGATCCGAACTCAAGAGCACCGAACCCGGCGACCGCCGCAGGCTTGCCGTCGAGCAGGCCGCCGAAGCGATCGGCACGCTATCGCGCATTCCGGCAAAGCTGGTCAGCGACGCGGCCGAGTTGAAGACCGTTGCCCAGGCTGCCTGGAGCAAGGCGCGCGCCGCCAATGATTTCGCAGCCTTCGCGCCGATGCTGGAACGGACGATGGAGATGCAGCGCGAGATCGCTGCGGCGATCGGCTATGCCGAGCATCCCTATGACGCGCTCGTCGGCACCTACGAGCCGGGCATGACCTGGTCGCGGCTGCGGGCGATCTACGGCGAGCTGCGCGACGGCCTGCTGCCGCTGCTCGCCCGGGCCAAGGAAGCGAGCGTTCGCTCCGAAATCCTCGACCGTGCATACCCGGTCGAAAAGCAGCGCGCCTTCTCAAGCCTGATTTCCAGCCGCTTCGGCTACGACTTCAACCGCGGCCGCCTCGACGACACCGTCCATCCTTTCGAGATCTCCTTCACCCGCTCGGATGTGCGCATTACCGGCCGCTTTCGCGAGACCTGGCTGCCGGGCGGGCTATTTGCCGTCTGGCACGAGGCGGGTCACGGCATGTACGAGCAGGGCATCTCTGAAGAACTCAGCCGCTCGGTCTTCACCACCGATTTCGTCAATCTCTACGCCGTCGGCGGCACCAGCTTCGGCACGCATGAATCGCAATCGCGTCTCTGGGAAAACCGCGTCGGCCGGTCGCGCCGCTTCTGGGAGCTGAATTTCGCCGATCTGCAGAAGACCTTCCCCGACCAGCTCTCGGACGTCACGCCCGAGGATTTCTGGCGGGCCGTCAACGCCGCCCGCCCCGGCTTCATCCGCGTCGAGGCCGATGAACTGACCTACGACATGCACATCATGCTGCGCTCCGAAATCGAGGCAGGGCTGATGGCGGGCGACATCCGGGTGAGTGAGCTGCCGGCGATCTGGCGGGAGAAGATCAAATCCCACCTCGGCCTCGATGTGCCCTCCGATACGCTCGGCGTGCTGCAGGACGTCCACTGGTCCTCCGGCATGGTCGGCTCTTTCCCGACCTATACGATCGGCAACATCATGTCCTCGCAGTTCTTCGCCGCCGCCTGCAAGGAGCGCGCCATCGCCGACGGGCTTGAGAGCGGCGACTACCTGCCGCTGAAGACCTGGCTGAACGGCAACGTCCACCAGTTCGGCCGCTCGAAGAGCGCGAGCCAGCTGCTGATGGATGCGACGGGATCGGATCTGTCGACCACGGCCTATATCGCCGACCTCGCACGCAAGGTCGACGCTCTCACCGCGTGA
- a CDS encoding oligopeptide/dipeptide ABC transporter ATP-binding protein — MFPSQPGGRSGGDPLNATLPILSIDGISKRFAGPYSLTRRLQGKPPLAVQALRDVTLEIHRGETLGIVGESGCGKSTLARCLVRLHEPDGGAIRFEGEDIARLRGGERRAFNRRVQMIFQDPYGSLNPRMTVQQILGEALSVHRMRPKAEIPNRIAELLELVRLPQDAAARYPHEFSGGQRQRIGIARALAVEPDVIVADELVSALDVSVQAQVVNLLLQLQERLHLTVVFVAHDLRLVRHISHRVAVMYLGQVVEVSTSEALFTAPRHPYSKALLDAAPELDPSRRSRTVAARGELPSPLDVPPGCAFASRCPHAFDRCRIERPLLTPRGHGQLAACHIEDFGAPPAQ; from the coding sequence ATGTTTCCATCACAGCCAGGTGGCCGCAGCGGAGGCGATCCTTTGAACGCGACCCTCCCCATCCTCTCCATCGACGGCATCTCGAAGCGTTTTGCCGGCCCCTACTCCCTGACGCGGCGCCTGCAGGGCAAGCCGCCGCTCGCCGTCCAGGCGCTGCGTGATGTGACGCTGGAAATTCATCGCGGAGAGACGCTCGGCATCGTCGGCGAGTCCGGCTGCGGCAAGTCCACGCTGGCGCGCTGTCTCGTACGGCTTCACGAACCGGATGGCGGGGCGATCCGCTTCGAGGGCGAAGACATCGCGCGCCTGCGCGGCGGCGAGCGCCGTGCCTTCAACCGGCGCGTCCAGATGATCTTTCAGGATCCCTACGGCTCGCTCAATCCGCGCATGACGGTGCAGCAGATCCTTGGCGAAGCGCTCTCCGTCCACAGGATGCGGCCGAAAGCCGAAATCCCGAACCGGATCGCCGAGCTCCTGGAACTGGTGCGGCTGCCGCAGGACGCCGCGGCGCGCTATCCGCACGAGTTCTCCGGCGGCCAGCGGCAGCGCATCGGCATTGCCCGGGCGCTTGCGGTCGAGCCCGATGTGATCGTGGCGGATGAACTGGTTTCGGCGCTCGACGTCTCGGTGCAGGCGCAGGTCGTCAACCTGCTGCTCCAGCTTCAGGAACGGCTGCATCTGACGGTCGTCTTCGTCGCCCATGATCTCAGGCTGGTACGGCACATCTCGCATCGCGTCGCGGTCATGTATCTCGGCCAAGTGGTCGAGGTCAGCACCTCCGAAGCGCTCTTCACCGCACCGCGCCACCCCTATTCCAAGGCGCTGCTCGATGCCGCGCCGGAACTCGACCCGTCGCGCCGCAGCCGAACGGTTGCCGCCCGCGGCGAGTTGCCGAGCCCGCTCGACGTTCCGCCCGGCTGCGCCTTCGCCAGCCGCTGTCCGCATGCTTTCGACCGCTGCCGGATCGAACGCCCGCTTCTGACGCCGCGCGGCCACGGCCAGCTCGCCGCCTGCCACATCGAGGATTTCGGCGCTCCTCCGGCGCAATGA
- a CDS encoding ABC transporter ATP-binding protein: protein MMGAASENSGLIVRGLTTTFDTPRGQAIAAADVDFDVAPGEVVGLVGESGSGKSVTLRSIMRLIREPGHVSGRVEWRGRDLVAMPAEELRKVRGGEIAMIFQEPMTALNPVLPVGVQIEENLVAHTTLSARDRKARALELMNIVGIPAAERRLQEYPHQFSGGMRQRAMIAIALACSPKLLLADEPTTALDVTIQDQILKLLLDLRDRLSMSVVLVTHDLGVVAATCDRMAVMYAGRIVETGTVADVFRQPHHPYTRGLLGSVPRSGAARTVLQSIEGTPPSLTNLPEGCAFHPRCSFATERCLKERPPLETVGAPGRAAACFHHSQVAAAEAIL, encoded by the coding sequence ATGATGGGCGCAGCAAGCGAAAACAGCGGCTTGATCGTCCGCGGCCTGACCACCACCTTCGATACGCCGCGCGGCCAGGCAATCGCTGCCGCCGATGTCGATTTCGATGTGGCGCCCGGCGAAGTCGTCGGCCTCGTCGGCGAATCCGGTTCCGGCAAGAGCGTGACATTGCGCTCCATCATGCGCCTGATCCGCGAACCCGGCCATGTCAGCGGCCGTGTCGAATGGCGCGGGCGCGATCTGGTCGCCATGCCGGCGGAGGAACTGCGCAAGGTGCGCGGCGGCGAGATCGCAATGATCTTCCAGGAGCCGATGACGGCGCTCAATCCGGTTCTTCCTGTTGGCGTGCAGATCGAGGAAAACCTCGTTGCCCACACCACATTGAGCGCCCGCGACCGCAAGGCGCGCGCCCTCGAACTCATGAACATCGTCGGCATTCCCGCCGCCGAGCGGCGTCTGCAGGAATATCCGCACCAGTTTTCCGGCGGCATGCGCCAGCGCGCCATGATCGCCATCGCGCTCGCCTGTTCGCCCAAGCTGCTGCTCGCCGACGAACCGACGACGGCGCTCGACGTCACCATCCAGGACCAAATCCTGAAACTGCTGCTCGACCTGCGCGACCGGCTGTCGATGAGCGTCGTGCTCGTCACCCACGATCTCGGCGTCGTTGCCGCCACCTGCGACCGGATGGCCGTGATGTATGCCGGAAGGATCGTCGAGACCGGGACGGTCGCCGATGTCTTCCGCCAGCCGCACCATCCCTACACGCGCGGGCTGCTCGGTTCCGTGCCGCGCTCGGGTGCGGCCCGCACTGTCCTCCAATCCATCGAGGGAACACCGCCAAGCCTGACCAACCTGCCCGAAGGATGCGCCTTTCATCCGCGTTGCAGCTTTGCGACCGAGCGCTGTCTGAAGGAACGGCCGCCGCTGGAAACGGTGGGCGCTCCAGGGCGGGCGGCCGCATGTTTCCATCACAGCCAGGTGGCCGCAGCGGAGGCGATCCTTTGA
- a CDS encoding ABC transporter permease, giving the protein MSAPAAKAAHSLVQWRKPPRSLIWGGIILGLSLIVAIWPSLFAPYDPTTFDYNALLKPPSWAHPFGTDSFGRDVLSRVIHAYTLDMQIAVFATIGPFIFGTIVGAFIGYAGGIWEAIFGRIVDATITFPFLVLVIAIVSVLGPGLGNMYVAVGVVGWVFYARLVAAEIKVQKRLDYADAGKVMGYAPLRIVFRHLLPNAITPAIVYWMTDMALAILLGSSLGYLGLGAQPPAAEWGVQIADGKNFMNTAWWISVFPGVAIVLTGLGFSLAGDGVAELLRVRR; this is encoded by the coding sequence ATGAGCGCGCCGGCGGCCAAAGCCGCTCACAGCCTCGTCCAGTGGCGCAAGCCACCCCGCTCGCTGATCTGGGGCGGCATCATTCTCGGCCTCAGCCTGATCGTGGCGATCTGGCCGTCGCTGTTTGCCCCCTACGATCCAACCACCTTCGACTACAACGCGCTGCTGAAGCCGCCAAGCTGGGCGCATCCCTTCGGCACCGACAGTTTCGGCCGCGATGTACTGTCGCGCGTCATCCATGCCTATACGCTCGACATGCAAATCGCCGTCTTCGCGACGATCGGGCCCTTTATCTTCGGCACCATCGTCGGCGCCTTCATCGGTTATGCCGGTGGCATCTGGGAGGCGATCTTCGGGCGTATCGTCGACGCGACGATCACCTTCCCCTTCCTCGTGCTGGTCATCGCCATCGTCTCCGTGCTCGGCCCCGGCCTCGGCAACATGTATGTCGCCGTCGGCGTTGTCGGTTGGGTTTTCTATGCCCGGCTGGTCGCCGCCGAGATCAAAGTGCAGAAGCGGCTCGATTATGCAGATGCCGGCAAGGTGATGGGCTATGCGCCGCTGCGCATCGTCTTCCGCCACCTGCTGCCGAATGCCATCACCCCGGCGATCGTCTACTGGATGACTGACATGGCGCTCGCCATCCTGCTCGGTTCCAGCCTCGGCTATCTCGGCCTCGGCGCGCAGCCGCCTGCGGCCGAATGGGGCGTGCAGATCGCCGACGGCAAGAACTTCATGAACACCGCCTGGTGGATTTCGGTCTTTCCGGGCGTCGCGATCGTTCTCACCGGCCTAGGATTCAGCCTGGCCGGAGATGGTGTCGCCGAACTGTTGAGGGTCAGACGATGA
- a CDS encoding ABC transporter permease produces the protein MPLFSFIIRRILQMIPTVIFILIVTFVLVRLLPGDPASAMLGDRALDADVERINRQLGLDQPLPVQFLYYVERIVTGDLGNSIGLKVSVMSLILQRLPVTLMLTLMSAVIALALSVPLAFVAALKREQLPDSIIRGTFQVGLSMPVFYVGIVLLTVFAAQLKLFPVGGYGDSFGDRLYHLFLPALTLALSFAAVLMRNLRASIIGVMNAEYVDFATAKGLRSRVILIRHILRNALISTVTLFGLQIGSLFGGAVITETVFAVPGAGRLLIDSIYGRDYPVLQGLTIALAILVSLTFLVTDIVQAWLDPRIAR, from the coding sequence TTGCCCCTTTTCAGTTTTATTATCCGCCGCATACTGCAGATGATCCCGACGGTGATCTTCATTCTCATCGTCACTTTCGTTCTCGTGCGCCTGCTGCCCGGCGATCCCGCCAGCGCCATGCTCGGTGATCGCGCCCTCGATGCCGATGTCGAGCGCATCAATCGCCAGCTCGGTCTCGACCAGCCGCTTCCCGTCCAGTTTCTCTATTATGTAGAACGCATCGTGACCGGCGACCTCGGCAACTCGATCGGCCTCAAGGTCTCCGTCATGTCGCTGATCCTGCAGCGCCTGCCGGTCACCCTGATGCTGACCTTGATGTCGGCGGTGATCGCGCTCGCCCTTTCCGTGCCGCTTGCCTTCGTTGCAGCGCTCAAGCGCGAGCAGCTGCCCGACAGCATCATCCGCGGCACCTTCCAGGTCGGGCTTTCCATGCCGGTCTTCTATGTCGGCATCGTGCTTTTGACGGTCTTTGCCGCACAGCTGAAGCTCTTCCCGGTCGGCGGCTATGGCGACAGTTTCGGCGACCGGCTCTATCACCTCTTCCTGCCGGCCCTCACGTTGGCGCTGAGCTTCGCTGCCGTGCTGATGCGCAATCTGCGCGCCTCGATCATCGGTGTCATGAATGCCGAATATGTCGATTTCGCCACCGCCAAAGGCCTCCGGTCGCGCGTCATTCTGATCCGACACATCCTGCGCAACGCGCTGATCTCCACGGTGACGCTGTTCGGCCTGCAGATCGGCTCGCTGTTCGGCGGCGCCGTGATTACCGAGACGGTCTTTGCCGTTCCCGGCGCCGGACGCCTGCTGATCGACAGCATCTATGGCCGCGACTACCCAGTCCTTCAGGGCCTGACCATCGCGCTGGCCATCCTGGTTTCGCTCACCTTCCTGGTCACCGATATCGTCCAGGCCTGGCTCGACCCGAGGATTGCACGATGA